In one Hymenobacter sp. DG25B genomic region, the following are encoded:
- a CDS encoding cytochrome c3 family protein, whose translation MFLALLLTFVTLFSASAQDVGSAPAVSKEGVVPGATAAAAPAAAAGATTGDAAAIAAGDALFKGNCAQCHAINEKVVGPALAGIAKRRPMSWIIPWVKNSSKVVASGDDYAVKIFNEYQKQQMPSFQLSDAEITSIVSYITAEESKAPAGGGAPAQVAGADGAAGGATAAAGTEAGAGKYVDLLLIVLVVVLIVLVVTLVIIANIMKDVLRGRKDLDGRDVELLEQRFDWSQLYKSKLIRGLALGIFVLVVLYESVQGVMAIGLNQGYQPTQPIAFSHKLHAGQHQINCAYCHTSVYKSKSANIPSANICMNCHSQIKTESPEIKKIYRAIQKNQPIQWVRIHNLPDLAYFNHSQHTQVGGIECQTCHGPIQNMDVVYQYSALTMGWCINCHRETPLNTKGNAYYDNLVKLHDKENGAVPFTVSSNGGTECSKCHY comes from the coding sequence TTGTTTCTTGCTCTCTTACTGACGTTTGTCACCTTATTCAGTGCTTCGGCGCAGGATGTAGGGTCGGCGCCAGCCGTGAGTAAAGAAGGTGTGGTGCCCGGCGCTACGGCCGCGGCTGCCCCTGCTGCTGCGGCAGGTGCCACCACCGGTGATGCCGCTGCAATTGCCGCCGGCGACGCCCTTTTCAAAGGCAACTGCGCCCAGTGCCACGCCATTAATGAAAAAGTAGTGGGCCCGGCCCTGGCAGGTATTGCCAAGCGCCGCCCCATGTCCTGGATTATTCCATGGGTGAAGAACTCCAGCAAAGTAGTGGCCAGCGGCGACGACTATGCGGTGAAGATCTTCAACGAGTACCAGAAGCAGCAGATGCCCAGCTTCCAGCTGTCGGATGCTGAAATTACTTCTATCGTTTCCTACATCACCGCGGAGGAAAGCAAAGCCCCCGCAGGTGGTGGTGCGCCAGCGCAAGTAGCCGGTGCTGACGGTGCTGCTGGTGGTGCTACTGCCGCTGCAGGTACCGAAGCCGGTGCCGGTAAGTACGTAGACCTGCTGCTGATTGTATTGGTAGTGGTGCTGATTGTACTGGTGGTAACGCTGGTCATCATTGCCAACATCATGAAAGATGTGCTGCGTGGCCGCAAAGACCTCGACGGTCGGGATGTGGAGCTGCTGGAACAACGCTTCGACTGGTCGCAGCTATACAAGTCTAAACTGATCCGGGGCCTGGCGCTGGGTATTTTTGTACTGGTAGTACTATATGAGTCGGTGCAGGGTGTTATGGCCATCGGTCTTAACCAGGGTTACCAGCCTACGCAGCCCATTGCCTTCTCGCACAAGCTGCACGCTGGTCAGCACCAGATCAACTGCGCCTACTGCCATACCTCGGTGTACAAGAGCAAGTCGGCTAATATTCCTTCGGCTAACATCTGTATGAACTGCCACTCGCAGATCAAGACGGAGTCGCCGGAAATCAAGAAAATCTACCGGGCAATTCAGAAGAACCAGCCCATTCAGTGGGTGCGGATTCACAACCTGCCTGACCTGGCTTACTTCAACCACTCGCAGCACACCCAGGTGGGCGGCATTGAGTGCCAGACCTGCCACGGTCCTATCCAGAATATGGACGTGGTGTACCAGTACTCGGCTCTGACCATGGGCTGGTGCATCAACTGCCACCGCGAAACCCCGCTCAACACGAAGGGCAACGCCTACTACGATAACCTCGTGAAGCTGCACGACAAAGAGAATGGCGCTGTGCCGTTCACGGTGTCGTCCAACGGCGGCACGGAGTGTTCGAAGTGCCACTACTAA
- a CDS encoding GSCFA domain-containing protein translates to MFRTELPLTPHPQQLPLSARVLTIGSCFSETIGSRLTDFKVSTLVNPFGTVFNPVVACQLLRAAAGEDMDWQQHLVEARGRWQSYDLHASIGAASPVVLLQQIQDVVQRTGAFLAQADVVMLTLGTAFTYRLKETQELVNNCHKLPAERFEKEMLTPDEIINAVAETHAYLRRKNPKLRFVLTVSPVRHLKDTLPLNSVSKSVLRVACHYLSELLPDVSYFPAYELLLDDLRDYRFYASDMLHPSAVAEDYIWEKFSRTYFDANFGRFKKEWESVRQALAHRPLYEGSPEHRHFLETTLERMQRLGSQVDLRAEIRQLHKQIVQLPPPPKIQPLPEPEVEDDEERIDVGGEAEVVSLAPVEEPRQPAEEVVSSAAAMPVATEAATPEVPFKKKRRTRGGAKRNKNKKAAQLAALAAPAEAVISETPEPVAEVPEPTAPSAPTPAPHPALPPAVAKAAAMYEASRKAAAQEAIPAVLAAPGPGEVPPVEEQLVPAEPTPATNKRPARRTASQVRASANRKPRRPAKSTTSPEQPIEAAAPATPAPPVEAAPVAPFIASPAPEPAPVQAASEVPAKPKARRPARRATPAKEKKALPPPPKPKAVAAPSPPASDSGEPAAPKKRGRPPRKKPVSPDEAPQNS, encoded by the coding sequence ATGTTCCGTACTGAACTCCCGCTTACGCCTCATCCTCAGCAACTGCCCCTTTCGGCGCGGGTATTAACCATAGGTTCCTGTTTTTCGGAAACCATTGGCAGCCGCCTCACCGATTTTAAAGTATCTACGCTGGTTAACCCCTTCGGCACGGTGTTCAACCCCGTAGTAGCGTGTCAGCTGCTGCGCGCGGCCGCCGGCGAGGATATGGACTGGCAGCAGCATTTGGTGGAGGCCCGCGGCCGCTGGCAGAGCTACGACCTGCATGCCTCCATTGGGGCGGCTTCGCCGGTAGTGCTGCTGCAGCAAATACAAGACGTAGTGCAACGCACCGGCGCCTTTCTGGCCCAGGCTGATGTGGTGATGCTGACGCTGGGCACGGCCTTTACTTACCGCCTGAAAGAAACCCAGGAGCTGGTTAATAACTGCCACAAGCTGCCGGCGGAGCGCTTTGAGAAGGAAATGCTCACGCCGGATGAGATTATAAATGCGGTAGCCGAAACGCATGCCTACCTGCGGCGCAAGAACCCTAAGCTGCGGTTTGTACTCACCGTAAGCCCGGTGCGCCACCTGAAGGATACGCTCCCGCTGAACTCGGTCAGCAAATCGGTGCTGCGCGTGGCCTGCCACTACCTGAGTGAGTTGCTACCCGATGTGAGCTATTTCCCGGCCTACGAGCTGCTGCTGGATGATTTGCGCGACTACCGGTTCTACGCTTCCGATATGCTCCATCCGTCGGCTGTGGCCGAGGACTATATCTGGGAGAAGTTTAGCCGCACGTATTTCGATGCCAACTTCGGCCGGTTTAAGAAAGAGTGGGAATCGGTGCGGCAGGCCCTGGCCCACCGCCCGCTGTACGAAGGCTCGCCGGAGCACCGGCATTTCCTGGAAACTACCCTGGAGCGTATGCAGCGCCTGGGCAGCCAGGTAGATCTGCGCGCCGAAATCCGCCAGCTACACAAGCAGATTGTCCAGTTGCCTCCGCCGCCAAAGATTCAGCCCCTGCCCGAGCCCGAAGTGGAGGATGATGAGGAGCGCATTGATGTGGGCGGCGAAGCTGAGGTAGTTAGCCTGGCTCCGGTAGAAGAGCCCCGCCAGCCGGCTGAGGAAGTTGTTAGCAGCGCAGCCGCAATGCCCGTTGCCACCGAGGCAGCTACGCCGGAAGTACCATTCAAAAAGAAGCGCCGTACTCGTGGCGGCGCCAAGCGCAACAAAAACAAGAAAGCTGCCCAGCTGGCGGCCCTGGCCGCGCCGGCCGAAGCTGTTATCAGTGAAACCCCAGAGCCCGTTGCGGAAGTACCGGAGCCTACTGCTCCCTCTGCTCCTACCCCGGCACCACACCCGGCCCTGCCGCCGGCCGTAGCCAAAGCAGCGGCCATGTACGAGGCCTCCCGCAAGGCAGCGGCGCAGGAAGCTATACCAGCTGTATTAGCCGCCCCTGGACCCGGAGAAGTGCCGCCGGTAGAAGAGCAATTGGTGCCGGCAGAGCCTACCCCGGCGACAAACAAACGCCCGGCCCGGCGTACGGCCAGCCAGGTACGGGCCTCGGCCAACCGCAAGCCTCGCCGCCCGGCTAAAAGCACCACCAGCCCGGAACAGCCTATAGAGGCTGCTGCGCCGGCAACTCCTGCGCCCCCGGTTGAGGCAGCCCCGGTAGCGCCATTCATTGCTTCTCCTGCTCCCGAACCGGCACCGGTTCAGGCTGCTTCTGAAGTACCGGCCAAGCCGAAAGCCAGACGACCGGCCCGCCGCGCAACACCTGCT
- the rpsF gene encoding 30S ribosomal protein S6 — protein sequence MEVRNYETVFILTPVLNESQVQETVEKFTQVLKENSADIINQENWGLRKLAYPIQKKNTGYYFLVEFTGSGNIVDTLEIAFRRDERVIRFLTTVLDKHAVAYSERRRKGEMNQQKAKKENEAVAQ from the coding sequence ATGGAAGTAAGAAATTACGAGACGGTCTTCATTCTGACTCCCGTGTTGAACGAGAGCCAGGTGCAAGAGACGGTCGAGAAGTTCACCCAGGTGCTTAAGGAAAATAGCGCCGACATTATCAACCAGGAAAACTGGGGCCTGCGCAAGCTGGCTTATCCGATTCAGAAGAAAAACACCGGGTATTACTTCCTGGTAGAGTTCACTGGCTCGGGCAACATCGTGGATACGCTGGAAATTGCGTTCCGTCGTGACGAGCGGGTTATCCGCTTCCTGACCACCGTTCTGGACAAGCACGCTGTAGCTTACAGCGAGCGTCGCCGGAAAGGTGAGATGAACCAGCAGAAAGCCAAAAAAGAAAACGAAGCCGTAGCCCAGTAA
- the rplI gene encoding 50S ribosomal protein L9, which yields MEVILKDDVKNLGYKNDIVTVKPGYGRNYLLPQGLAILADKTNKKIVAENVRQAAHKADKVKGDAQAIADKIGAVVLDIPAKVGESGKIFGRVTTLQLAEALKNKGIDVDRKRISFDQEPSVAGEYTATINLHKEVKHQVRFNVVAE from the coding sequence ATGGAAGTAATTCTGAAAGACGACGTTAAGAACCTCGGCTACAAGAACGACATCGTTACTGTAAAGCCCGGTTATGGTCGCAACTACCTGCTGCCGCAGGGTCTGGCTATTCTGGCCGACAAGACCAACAAGAAAATCGTAGCCGAGAACGTACGCCAGGCAGCCCACAAAGCTGACAAAGTAAAAGGCGACGCGCAGGCCATTGCCGACAAAATCGGTGCTGTAGTTCTGGATATCCCCGCTAAGGTGGGTGAAAGCGGCAAAATCTTTGGCCGTGTTACCACGCTGCAGTTGGCTGAGGCCCTGAAAAACAAGGGTATCGACGTTGACCGTAAGCGCATTTCTTTTGACCAGGAGCCATCCGTAGCCGGTGAGTACACCGCTACCATCAACCTGCACAAAGAAGTGAAGCACCAGGTTCGCTTCAACGTAGTAGCTGAGTAA
- the rpsR gene encoding 30S ribosomal protein S18 translates to MSLANERIHKQEQRTKYCRFKKAGIKYVDYKDPNFLLKFVNEQGRILPRRITGTSLKFQRKVAQAVAKARHLALMPYVTDSLK, encoded by the coding sequence ATGAGCCTCGCAAACGAAAGAATCCACAAGCAGGAGCAGCGTACCAAGTACTGCCGCTTCAAGAAAGCCGGCATTAAGTACGTGGACTACAAAGACCCGAACTTCCTGCTGAAATTTGTGAATGAGCAGGGCCGCATCCTGCCCCGTCGCATCACCGGCACCAGCCTGAAATTCCAGCGCAAAGTGGCTCAGGCCGTGGCAAAAGCCCGTCACCTGGCCCTCATGCCGTACGTAACTGACTCGCTGAAATAG